The following are encoded in a window of Myxocyprinus asiaticus isolate MX2 ecotype Aquarium Trade chromosome 17, UBuf_Myxa_2, whole genome shotgun sequence genomic DNA:
- the LOC127455520 gene encoding DNA-binding protein inhibitor ID-2-like has translation MKAISPVRSFRKNNANVTEHSLGISRSKTPVDDPLSLLYNMNDCYSKLKELVPSIPQNKNVSKMEILQHVIDYILDLQIALDSNSAITSLHHPRAGQETSRTPLTTLNTDISILSLQTPELQSDLMTEDSRTLYR, from the exons ATGAAGGCAATAAGTCCAGTGAGGTCTTTCCGGAAAAATAACGCGAACGTGACGGAGCACAGTCTGGGAATCTCACGGAGCAAGACCCCGGTGGACGATCCTCTCAGCCTGCTGTACAACATGAACGACTGCTACTCCAAACTGAAGGAACTGGTGCCCAGTATCCCGCAGAACAAGAACGTGAGCAAAATGGAAATCCTGCAGCATGTCATTGATTATATCCTGGACCTGCAGATCGCACTTGACTCGAATTCGGCGATCACCAGTCTCCATCACCCGCGAGCGGGGCAGGAGACATCCAGAACCCCCCTGACAACTCTCAACACAGACATCAGCATCCTCTCGTTACAG ACGCCAGAGTTGCAATCAGACTTGATGACAGAGGACAGCAGGACACTTTACCGTTAA